From Glycine max cultivar Williams 82 chromosome 11, Glycine_max_v4.0, whole genome shotgun sequence, the proteins below share one genomic window:
- the LOC100782777 gene encoding zinc finger CCCH domain-containing protein 16, with the protein MRDICRNFQRGSCQYGERCRYLHVQQQRKPNVNGFGGQSSSYQQQNTNPFGFGSGSQQQQQQKGNPFGFGKQNSSQLNGGPHSEHKPNQYKPFENKWNRQSSKPQQNGVKSENNSKQTDHICTDPENCKRQIAVDFEQEKPLWILTCYSHCKGAPCDIVGDISYEELRASAYEDAKRGMNLQSIVEKERNILNSKLVEFQKLLSEPYQIPISSSLGSPTPQSIVANANANPFSTSQSNGPLSVSSFSQLSTPLNMGFERPSAPLTNTLTKPGFFGSGGNSLASNNAANLNSSAVFGVQSGPYSTPVDLNMFPGSTQQTLTAFNNSDPTTMFQTTPDVQLSNMSQVEKVSVDPSIWLKEKWNPGEIPEEAPPDTFVR; encoded by the exons ATGAGAGATATTTGTAGGAACTTCCAGCGAGGCAG CTGTCAATATGGAGAAAGGTGTAGATATTTACATGTTCAGCAACAGCGAAAACCTAATGTTAATGGGTTTGGAGGTCAGAGCAGTTCTTATCAACAGCAAAATACAAATCCCTTTGGATTTGGCTCTGGCtcacaacaacagcagcagcagaAGGGTAATCCTTTTGGTTTTGGCAAGCAGAACAGCTCCCAGTTAAATGGTGGGCCTCATTCTGAGCATAAACCCAACCAATACAAG CCTTTTGAAAACAAATGGAATCGACAGTCATCCAAACCCCAGCAGAACGGTGTGAAATCTGAAAACAACTCCAAACAAACAGATCATAT ATGCACAGATCCTGAGAACTGTAAGCGCCAGATTGCAGTAGATTTTGAGCAAGAGAAACCTCTTTGGATACTTACATGCTACAGTCATTGCAAAGG TGCTCCTTGTGACATTGTTGGTGATATTAGCTATGAAGAATTGCGGGCATCAGCTTATGAGGATGCTAAGCGTGGGATGAACTTGCAATCAATA gttgagaaagagagaaatataCTAAATTCCAAGTTGGTTGAGTTTCAGAAACTACTTTCTGAACCTTACCAAATACCAATAAGTTCTTCTCTTGGCAGTCCAACACCCCAATCTATTGTAGCCAATGCCAATGCAAATCCGTTTTCAACATCTCAAAGTAATGGTCCTTTGTCAGTCTCAAGCTTTAGCCAACTGAGTACTCCATTGAACATGGGTTTTGAAAG GCCATCTGCACCACTAACAAACACTCTGACGAAGCCTGGTTTCTTTGGAAGTGGAG GAAACTCTTTGGCATCCAACAACGCAGCAAATCTAAACAGCAGTGCTGTCTTTGGTGTTCAAAGCGGCCCATATTCTACACCAGTGGATTTGAACATGTTTCCAGGTTCAACTCAGCAAACATTGACTGCCTTCAATAACTCTGATCCCACTACAATGTTTCAAACAACACCAGATGTCCAGTTGTC AAATATGTCCCAAGTGGAGAAAGTGTCAGTAGATCCAAGTATTTGGTTAAAAGAGAAATGGAATCCGGGAGAG ATTCCAGAAGAAGCTCCTCCTGATACATTTGTACGGTAG
- the LOC100810888 gene encoding protein RGF1 INDUCIBLE TRANSCRIPTION FACTOR 1 encodes MVGGFNGEGVVREKEEEEENNKWPSWLQPLLKTRFFVQCKVHADSHKSECNMYCLDCVNGALCSACLSSHKEHRIIQIRRSSYHDVIRVSEIQKFLDITGVQTYIINSAKIVFLNERPQPRPGKGVTNTCQVCERSLLDSFNFCSLGCKIVGTSKKFRNKKMLGEADGEESVNGIRNNASARKKIHSFTPSTPPPTVVNYRTAKRRKGIPHRAPMGGGLIIEY; translated from the exons ATG GTGGGAGGTTTCAATGGAGAAGGTGTTGTgagagaaaaagaggaagaagaagaaaacaacaagTGGCCTTCATGGCTGCAGCCACTTCTCAAGACACGTTTCTTTGTTCAATGCAAAGTCCACGCGGATTCCCACAAGAGTGAATGCAATATGTATTGCTTGGACTGTGTGAATGGAGCCCTTTGCTCTGCATGTCTCTCTTCCCACAAAGAACACAGAATAATTCAG ataaggAGGTCTTCGTACCATGATGTGATAAGGGTGTCTGAGATACAGAAATTTCTGGACATAACAGGTGTCCAAACTTACATTATTAACAGTGCCAAGATTGTGTTCTTAAATGAAAGGCCCCAACCTAGGCCTGGAAAAGGGGTCACCAATACCTGCCAAGTCTGTGAGCGCAGCCTCCTTGATTCCTTCAACTTCTGCTCTCTTGGTTGTAAG ATTGTTGGAACCTCCAAAAAGTTCCGAAATAAGAAAATGTTAGGTGAGGCAGATGGTGAAGAATCAGTTAACGGTATAAGAAATAATGCAAGTGCCAGAAAGAAAATCCACAGCTTTACACCCTCAACACCACCACCAACAGTGGTTAATTACAGAACTGCCAAGAGAAGAAAAGGAATTCCACATAGAGCTCCAATGGGTGGAGGGCTTATTATAGAATACTAA
- the LOC100811428 gene encoding anaphase-promoting complex subunit 8 isoform X2: MGSKDSCRTELRIAIRQLSDRCLYSASKWAAEQLVGIEEDPAKFTPSNTRFQRGSSRICRKSRTHETAAVITPVVGVLYDATPVNVMEKDELVDGDFYLWQSPISVAVSIRQLLMFFVRTNRKEISVLALLCSLSDDGASQ; this comes from the exons ATGGGTTCCAAAGACAGTTGCAGAACCGAACTTCGCATTGCCATCCGCCAACTCAGCGATCGATGCCTCTACTCTGCTTCTAAATG GGCAGCAGAACAGTTGGTGGGTATTGAGGAAGACCCTGCCAAGTTCACTCCTTCGAATACGAGGTTCCAGCGTGGGAGTTCGAGAATTTGCCGCAAGTCTAGGACTCATGAGACTGCTGCGGTGATCACCCCGGTCGTGGGTGTTTTGTATGACGCCACACCTGTGAATGTGATGGAGAAGGATGAACTTGTAGATGGTGATTTTTACCTCTGGCAAAGTCCTATTTCGGTTGCCGTGAGTATAAGACAGCTGCTCATGTTCTTCGTGCGAACAAACAGGAAGGAAATCAGTGTTCTTGCGCTGTTATGCTCTCTGTCTG ATGATGGGGCAAGTCAATAA
- the LOC100500369 gene encoding uncharacterized protein LOC100500369 has product MILEEMFFCSSSSSSQQLQPFENPSSNLLLLSGPPSSGKTSLLFQFAFNVALHSDSNNKVIFICNRHRLDSKPPFLSQGIDPSSHVFHRIQMKYVNDDEDIRKYFAAFHLYDTLPAAVLIDDFGDFFDNKICQQRYSNPRGRDMAMVKTLALCHNAITFANQKGSCKVLLSDTHTHQRDSPRFHFIYKKWIQTTFTIKVSGVAEGDVSGSFILKDRSHSPTDHTATIKAAAKYSIALQYLVFHGLVEEDQLQYIQN; this is encoded by the exons ATGATATTGGAGGAGATGTTCTTCTGCAGCAGCAGTAGCAGTAGCCAGCAGCTTCAACCATTTGAAAATCCTTCTTCCAATCTACTCCTTCTCTCTGGCCCTCCTTCTTC TGGGAAGACTTCTCTTCTTTTCCAATTTGCATTCAATGTAGCACTGCACTCCGACTCAAATAACAAAGTCATCTTCATTTGCAACCGCCATAGGTTGGATTCCAAACCCCCTTTTCTTTCTCAG GGTATTGACCCCTCTTCTCATGTATTCCACCGTATACAGATGAA GTACGTGAATGATGATGAAGACATTCGCAAGTACTTTGCTGCTTTCCACCTGTATGATACATTGCCTGCAGCTGTTCTTATTGATGATTTCGGAGATTTCTTTGACAACAA gatCTGCCAACAACGATATTCTAATCCCCGCGGACGAGACATGGCCATGGTCAAGACGCTAGCCTTATGCCACAATGCAATTACTTTTGCAAA TCAAAAAGGATCTTGCAAGGTTCTCTTGTCAGATACTCATACCCACCAGAGAGACTCCCCAAGGTTTCACTTCATCTATAAGAAATGGATACAAACAACTTTTACTATTAAAG TATCCGGTGTTGCAGAGGGGGATGTATCTGGATCATTTATTCTCAAAGATAGGAGCCATTCACCAACTGATCACACAGCTACGATTAAAGCAGCAGCAAAGTACTCCATAGCTCTTCAATATCTGGTTTTTCATGGACTTGTCGAAGAAGATCAATTACAATATATCCAGAACTGA
- the LOC100500369 gene encoding uncharacterized protein isoform X1, producing MILEEMFFCSSSSSSQQLQPFENPSSNLLLLSGPPSSGKTSLLFQFAFNVALHSDSNNKVIFICNRHRLDSKPPFLSQGIDPSSHVFHRIQMKYVNDDEDIRKYFAAFHLYDTLPAAVLIDDFGDFFDNKICQQRYSNPRGRDMAMVKTLALCHNAITFANQKGSCKVLLSDTHTHQRDSPRFHFIYKKWIQTTFTIKEGDVSGSFILKDRSHSPTDHTATIKAAAKYSIALQYLVFHGLVEEDQLQYIQN from the exons ATGATATTGGAGGAGATGTTCTTCTGCAGCAGCAGTAGCAGTAGCCAGCAGCTTCAACCATTTGAAAATCCTTCTTCCAATCTACTCCTTCTCTCTGGCCCTCCTTCTTC TGGGAAGACTTCTCTTCTTTTCCAATTTGCATTCAATGTAGCACTGCACTCCGACTCAAATAACAAAGTCATCTTCATTTGCAACCGCCATAGGTTGGATTCCAAACCCCCTTTTCTTTCTCAG GGTATTGACCCCTCTTCTCATGTATTCCACCGTATACAGATGAA GTACGTGAATGATGATGAAGACATTCGCAAGTACTTTGCTGCTTTCCACCTGTATGATACATTGCCTGCAGCTGTTCTTATTGATGATTTCGGAGATTTCTTTGACAACAA gatCTGCCAACAACGATATTCTAATCCCCGCGGACGAGACATGGCCATGGTCAAGACGCTAGCCTTATGCCACAATGCAATTACTTTTGCAAA TCAAAAAGGATCTTGCAAGGTTCTCTTGTCAGATACTCATACCCACCAGAGAGACTCCCCAAGGTTTCACTTCATCTATAAGAAATGGATACAAACAACTTTTACTATTAAAG AGGGGGATGTATCTGGATCATTTATTCTCAAAGATAGGAGCCATTCACCAACTGATCACACAGCTACGATTAAAGCAGCAGCAAAGTACTCCATAGCTCTTCAATATCTGGTTTTTCATGGACTTGTCGAAGAAGATCAATTACAATATATCCAGAACTGA
- the LOC100811428 gene encoding anaphase-promoting complex subunit 8 isoform X1, with amino-acid sequence MGSKDSCRTELRIAIRQLSDRCLYSASKWAAEQLVGIEEDPAKFTPSNTRFQRGSSRICRKSRTHETAAVITPVVGVLYDATPVNVMEKDELVDGDFYLWQSPISVAVSIRQLLMFFVRTNRKEISVLALLCSLSGWRKAKRGRDDRTWGASG; translated from the exons ATGGGTTCCAAAGACAGTTGCAGAACCGAACTTCGCATTGCCATCCGCCAACTCAGCGATCGATGCCTCTACTCTGCTTCTAAATG GGCAGCAGAACAGTTGGTGGGTATTGAGGAAGACCCTGCCAAGTTCACTCCTTCGAATACGAGGTTCCAGCGTGGGAGTTCGAGAATTTGCCGCAAGTCTAGGACTCATGAGACTGCTGCGGTGATCACCCCGGTCGTGGGTGTTTTGTATGACGCCACACCTGTGAATGTGATGGAGAAGGATGAACTTGTAGATGGTGATTTTTACCTCTGGCAAAGTCCTATTTCGGTTGCCGTGAGTATAAGACAGCTGCTCATGTTCTTCGTGCGAACAAACAGGAAGGAAATCAGTGTTCTTGCGCTGTTATGCTCTCTGTCTG gCTGGAGAAAAGCAAAAAGAGGAAGAGACGATAGAACTTGGGGGGCCTCTGG ATGA